From a region of the Arachis ipaensis cultivar K30076 chromosome B09, Araip1.1, whole genome shotgun sequence genome:
- the LOC107618631 gene encoding uncharacterized protein LOC107618631 (The sequence of the model RefSeq protein was modified relative to this genomic sequence to represent the inferred CDS: added 20 bases not found in genome assembly) — MSLVVHSHLPLPSTLWKSKQKIRLNPLSSPSFIASRSSRNFGCSAINMNYNNKNDSSNSSNGVTWCFFNPAKDPIIQEALKRFPYADSLMIEFSTDETAGGRRIKQEPVAFLGGVFAGILRLDLNEEPLKEWITRTVEAAGISEEETGAEGSTTEAAPQEIQIE, encoded by the exons ATGTCTCTTGTGGTTCACTCTCATCTTCCACTTCCATCCACTTTG TGGAAATCGAAGCAGAAAATTAGGTTAAACCCGCTATCGTCACCCTCATTCATAGCCAGCAGAAGCAGCAGAAATTTCGGGTGCAGTGCTATTAATATGAATtataataataagaatgatagcaGTAATTCTTCAAATGGGGTCACATGGTGTTTCTTCAATCCAGCGAAAGACCCCATCATTCAAGAAGCTCTCAag CGCTTTCCCTATGCTGATTCGCTAATGATTGAGTTCTCAACAGACGAAACTGCAGGTGGAAGACGGATTAAA GGGTGGCGTGTTTGCAGGTATTTTGAGGCTTGATTTGAATGAGGAGCCACTGAAGGAATGGATTACGAGGACTGTGGAAGCTGCTGGTATTAGTGAAGAAGAAACTGGTGCAGAAGGCTCAACAACTGAAGCAGCTCCTCAAGAGATTCAGATTGAATAA
- the LOC107618630 gene encoding NDR1/HIN1-like protein 6 — MADHQRQRIHPVVVEAPPPPTTPLVPPGSSRSEKGSSNPYHRPSPLLLQHSHAMPPIIPLPPKKRSRSCFCRCLCWTLFLIFLLFILIAAIATTIYFVFKPKLPDYSVDTLRINDLRLNFDMSLYAKFEVRITATNPNKKIGIYYEKDGRMSVWYTNTELCQGSLPEFYQGHQNRTVLNLSLSGQVQAGSTIMAAIQQQQQTGRIPLDLKVKAPVAIKLGMLKLRKVKVLGECQLLVDSLSSNNLISIKASNCKFRMKP, encoded by the coding sequence ATGGCAGATCATCAGAGACAGAGGATCCACCCTGTGGTGGTGGAAGCTCCACCGCCACCTACCACTCCATTGGTACCTCCAGGTTCCTCGAGATCAGAAAAGGGCAGTAGTAACCCTTATCATCGTCCTTCTCCTCTTCTGTTGCAACATTCACATGCCATGCCACCAATTATACCGTTACCACCAAAGAAAAGATCAAGAAGCTGCTTCTGCAGGTGCTTATGTTGGACATTATTCTTGATTTTCCTCTTGTTCATTCTCATTGCTGCAATCGCCACAACCATCTACTTTGTCTTCAAACCAAAGCTTCCAGATTACTCAGTTGACACCTTAAGGATCAATGATCTTAGGCTCAACTTCGACATGAGTTTGTATGCCAAGTTCGAAGTGAGGATCACAGCAACAAATCCAAACAAGAAGATTGGTATATACTATGAAAAGGATGGGAGAATGAGTGTATGGTATACAAACACTGAACTCTGCCAAGGCTCGCTGCCGGAATTCTACCAAGGACATCAAAACAGGACAGTTCTGAATTTGTCCTTGAGTGGTCAGGTGCAGGCCGGGAGCACAATTATGGCAGCGATACAGCAGCAACAGCAGACAGGAAGGATTCCATTGGATCTTAAGGTGAAGGCGCCGGTAGCAATCAAGCTCGGGATGCTGAAGCTGAGGAAGGTGAAGGTCTTGGGGGAATGCCAGTTGCTGGTGGATAGCTTGTCATCTAATAATCTCATAAGCATCAAGGCTAGCAACTGTAAATTTAGGATGAAACCTTAG